In Pseudobacteroides sp., one DNA window encodes the following:
- a CDS encoding helix-turn-helix domain-containing protein: protein MPIRKEVGQNIRKERDRKRMSQEELAGLAGTTQEYISRIENGTRNPSMDLLYNIAGALKCPVKRLVG, encoded by the coding sequence ATGCCAATTAGGAAGGAAGTTGGACAAAACATAAGAAAGGAAAGGGATAGAAAGCGGATGTCCCAGGAAGAGCTTGCCGGATTGGCAGGAACAACGCAGGAGTACATCAGCAGGATTGAAAACGGGACAAGGAATCCAAGCATGGACCTCCTGTACAATATCGCAGGGGCTTTGAAGTGTCCTGTGAAGAGGCTGGTAGGTTGA
- a CDS encoding DUF4406 domain-containing protein, with translation MKLIYICSPYRGDTESNAAKARGYCRFACREGVVPIAPHLIYPQFLDDDIPEERETAMHLGTELLKRCDELWVFGDRISEGMKAELEAAEKSGIKIRYFKERGGEIHEDMA, from the coding sequence TTGAAGCTTATATATATTTGCAGTCCGTACCGGGGAGATACCGAATCCAATGCCGCCAAGGCCAGAGGCTACTGCAGGTTTGCCTGTAGAGAGGGAGTGGTACCCATTGCTCCGCACCTGATATACCCTCAGTTCCTGGATGATGACATCCCGGAAGAAAGGGAAACAGCGATGCACCTTGGGACGGAGCTCTTAAAGCGCTGCGATGAGCTGTGGGTGTTCGGAGACAGGATCAGCGAGGGTATGAAGGCTGAGCTTGAAGCTGCAGAGAAGAGCGGAATAAAAATCAGGTATTTCAAGGAAAGAGGAGGAGAAATCCATGAGGATATGGCTTGA
- a CDS encoding DUF2800 domain-containing protein: protein MGEHAKLSASASHRWMECTPCVELEASFPEANSVYADEGSAAHALSEYKLKRLLKIKSGKKPVSQYDSQELEDYTDQYVTFACECIAEARARTKDAVILIEQRVDFSRFVPEGFGTADLVIVADGIMDICDLKYGRGVPVSAEHNPQMQLYALGAYGLFEEIYEIERVRMTIFQPRLDNVSTYEMTVDELMSWAENELKPKAEMASRGEGEFKPGEHCRFCRAKAVCRARAKANLELAKYDFADPELLSDEEMGEILAKAEQLQAWVSDLWEYAQAEAIAGRKKWPGFKVVAGRSNRRYSDEEKAAEVLLVNGYTEKQIFNKKLLGIGDMEKLTGKKRFEELLKDYIEKPAGKPALVSETDKRQEWNRAAADFD, encoded by the coding sequence ATGGGAGAGCATGCTAAACTAAGCGCATCAGCCTCCCACCGTTGGATGGAATGTACTCCTTGTGTTGAACTTGAGGCCTCCTTCCCTGAAGCTAACAGTGTATATGCGGATGAAGGCTCTGCAGCACACGCTTTATCGGAATACAAGCTCAAAAGGCTTCTGAAAATCAAGTCAGGCAAAAAGCCAGTAAGCCAGTATGATTCACAGGAGCTTGAGGACTATACCGACCAGTATGTTACCTTTGCTTGTGAGTGTATAGCTGAAGCCAGAGCAAGGACAAAGGATGCCGTTATCCTGATTGAGCAGAGGGTTGATTTCAGCAGGTTTGTACCGGAGGGCTTTGGAACTGCAGACCTGGTGATTGTGGCTGATGGAATTATGGATATATGCGACCTTAAGTATGGACGCGGTGTGCCGGTATCCGCAGAACACAATCCGCAGATGCAGCTGTATGCCCTGGGTGCATACGGATTGTTTGAGGAGATATACGAGATCGAAAGAGTGCGCATGACTATATTCCAGCCAAGGCTTGACAATGTTTCCACCTACGAAATGACTGTAGATGAGCTTATGTCCTGGGCGGAAAATGAACTTAAACCCAAAGCTGAAATGGCGTCAAGGGGTGAAGGGGAGTTTAAGCCTGGAGAGCACTGCCGGTTCTGCAGAGCCAAGGCTGTCTGCAGGGCAAGAGCCAAGGCTAACCTTGAGCTTGCAAAGTATGATTTTGCAGACCCTGAACTTTTGTCGGATGAGGAAATGGGTGAAATTCTCGCCAAGGCGGAGCAGCTGCAGGCATGGGTGTCGGACCTATGGGAATACGCACAGGCAGAGGCAATCGCAGGAAGGAAGAAGTGGCCCGGCTTCAAGGTTGTGGCTGGACGGTCCAACAGAAGGTACAGCGATGAGGAAAAGGCGGCGGAAGTACTGTTGGTGAATGGCTACACCGAGAAGCAGATATTCAACAAAAAGCTGCTGGGGATAGGAGACATGGAAAAGCTGACCGGGAAGAAGCGGTTTGAAGAGCTATTGAAGGATTATATTGAAAAGCCCGCAGGGAAGCCTGCACTTGTTTCTGAGACGGATAAGCGCCAGGAATGGAACCGTGCGGCAGCTGATTTTGATTAA
- a CDS encoding DUF2815 family protein, which translates to MDNKQKVTTGKVRFSYANVWKPKSINGGEEKYSVSLIIPKSDKDTIRKINEAVEEAKKAGAEKFGQKFLSGNLKLPLRDGDTDRADDENYENAYFINANSTTAPGIINRQKEEILDQTEVYSGCYGRASVTFYPFNTNGNKGIACGLNHLQKLADGEPLSGRGRAEDDFDDLPYDDEDDLLS; encoded by the coding sequence ATGGATAATAAACAAAAAGTTACTACCGGCAAGGTAAGGTTTTCATATGCAAATGTATGGAAGCCAAAGAGCATCAACGGCGGAGAAGAAAAATACTCGGTCAGCTTGATCATACCCAAGTCCGACAAGGATACCATCAGGAAGATTAATGAAGCGGTTGAGGAAGCGAAGAAAGCCGGGGCTGAAAAGTTCGGACAGAAATTCCTGTCAGGGAACCTCAAGCTGCCGCTGCGTGACGGAGATACCGACAGGGCGGACGATGAGAACTATGAAAACGCATATTTTATCAATGCGAATTCAACAACAGCTCCCGGTATCATCAACAGGCAGAAGGAAGAAATCCTCGACCAGACCGAGGTGTACAGCGGTTGTTACGGAAGGGCGAGCGTCACCTTCTACCCGTTTAATACAAACGGCAACAAGGGTATCGCCTGCGGCTTGAACCATCTGCAGAAGCTGGCAGACGGTGAACCGCTCAGCGGAAGAGGCAGGGCAGAAGATGATTTTGACGATCTGCCATATGACGATGAAGATGATTTATTGTCATGA
- a CDS encoding DNA polymerase — protein MRTLAIDIETFSSVDLTSCGVYTYTAAPDFQILLFGYAWDDDPVELIDLACGERLPDAIVNAIESPEVIKTAFNAGFERICLSKHLNKHLKADSWRCTAIQAAMLGLPLHLDGVGTALKLKVQKDRAGKDLIRYFSIPCKSTKSNGGRTRNLPHHAPEKWQKFKDYCVRDVEVEREVRRKIERYPIPEKELKLWLLDQKINDTGVLVDMALVNQAVKCDTQYSSRLEVEAKTLTKLDNPNSVAQLKEWLKEQGLEVESLSKQAVQNLLTDADGEIERLLTLRQEMAKSSIAKYAAVQRSVCPDSRVRGLFQFYGANRTGRWAGRIFQIQNLPQNHMKDLEIARMLVKQGRFKELELLYESVPIVLSELIRTVLIPEQGCRFIVADFSAIEARVLAWLANEAWVLDTFKGHGKIYEQTASRMFGVPVEKIAKGNPEYELRAKGKVAVLACGYQGGVNALKAMGADKMGLSDTELDDIVRAWRSANQRIVRFWYDVEKAAVLAVREREPQRVGILRFKVENGILFITLPSGRRLAYIRPKIEKDLRFDKDGLTYEGLGINKQWWRQKTYGGRLVENIVQGAARDCLAEAMLRVDAKGYKIVGHVHDEIITEMRKGQGSLEELCGIMGQEIPWALGLPLRADGFETMFYKKE, from the coding sequence ATGAGAACGCTGGCAATCGACATTGAGACCTTCAGCAGTGTTGATTTGACAAGCTGCGGTGTATATACATATACCGCAGCCCCCGACTTTCAGATATTACTGTTCGGCTATGCCTGGGACGATGATCCGGTAGAACTCATAGACCTTGCATGCGGAGAACGGCTGCCGGATGCGATAGTAAATGCTATTGAAAGCCCCGAGGTTATAAAGACAGCCTTCAATGCAGGGTTTGAACGGATATGCCTGTCAAAGCATTTAAATAAACATTTGAAAGCAGATTCGTGGAGATGTACGGCGATCCAGGCGGCAATGCTTGGGCTGCCCCTTCACCTTGATGGAGTAGGCACAGCATTAAAGCTTAAGGTACAAAAGGACAGAGCGGGTAAGGACCTTATTCGATATTTTTCAATTCCCTGCAAATCAACCAAGTCAAACGGAGGAAGAACAAGAAACCTTCCGCACCACGCACCTGAGAAATGGCAGAAGTTCAAGGATTATTGTGTCCGGGATGTAGAGGTAGAGCGTGAGGTCAGAAGAAAAATCGAACGCTACCCTATTCCTGAAAAGGAACTGAAGCTTTGGCTTCTGGACCAAAAAATAAATGACACAGGAGTGCTTGTGGATATGGCTCTTGTAAATCAAGCGGTAAAATGTGACACACAGTATTCATCAAGGCTTGAGGTTGAAGCAAAGACACTTACAAAGCTTGATAATCCAAATAGTGTGGCACAGCTGAAGGAATGGCTGAAGGAGCAGGGGCTGGAGGTGGAGAGCCTGTCAAAGCAGGCGGTGCAGAATCTTCTCACCGATGCAGATGGCGAAATTGAAAGGCTACTCACATTAAGACAGGAAATGGCGAAGTCATCCATTGCAAAGTATGCAGCCGTTCAGCGGTCGGTGTGTCCTGACAGCAGAGTAAGAGGGCTGTTCCAATTCTACGGGGCAAATAGAACCGGCAGATGGGCCGGTAGAATTTTTCAAATTCAAAATTTACCCCAAAACCATATGAAGGATTTGGAGATTGCACGGATGCTTGTTAAGCAAGGAAGGTTTAAAGAACTGGAGCTATTGTATGAAAGCGTCCCCATTGTGCTGTCGGAGCTTATACGGACAGTTCTTATTCCAGAACAAGGGTGCAGGTTCATCGTAGCCGACTTTTCTGCCATAGAAGCGAGGGTGCTTGCCTGGCTTGCGAACGAAGCATGGGTGCTGGATACCTTCAAAGGCCACGGCAAGATATATGAACAGACAGCCTCCCGTATGTTCGGAGTGCCGGTTGAAAAAATTGCAAAGGGCAATCCCGAGTATGAGCTGAGGGCAAAGGGCAAAGTGGCGGTTCTGGCATGCGGTTACCAAGGAGGAGTTAATGCTTTAAAGGCGATGGGTGCAGATAAGATGGGCTTAAGCGATACTGAACTGGATGACATTGTTCGGGCCTGGAGAAGCGCCAATCAAAGAATCGTCAGGTTCTGGTATGACGTTGAAAAGGCTGCTGTTCTCGCAGTACGGGAAAGAGAGCCTCAAAGGGTAGGTATTTTAAGGTTTAAGGTTGAGAACGGCATACTTTTTATAACCCTTCCGTCAGGAAGAAGGCTTGCATATATACGTCCCAAAATAGAAAAAGACCTGCGTTTTGACAAGGACGGACTCACATATGAAGGATTGGGGATTAACAAGCAGTGGTGGAGGCAGAAGACATACGGAGGCCGCCTGGTCGAAAATATAGTGCAAGGAGCAGCCCGAGACTGCCTTGCGGAGGCAATGCTGAGGGTGGATGCAAAGGGCTATAAAATTGTAGGTCATGTACATGATGAAATAATCACCGAGATGCGGAAAGGTCAGGGCTCCCTTGAAGAGCTGTGTGGCATTATGGGACAGGAGATACCTTGGGCATTAGGGCTTCCGCTAAGGGCGGACGGATTTGAAACCATGTTCTATAAAAAAGAGTAA
- a CDS encoding DUF932 domain-containing protein — MKTGKTINELARELNWQNIVKRDFLVDTPKLLMDVEEDTNRIRLRFEDPVTGVFDDGFSITRLAHRQIGETLEIPAKYYDRMLEENPELLIHNTNSWFREQPSRRMVRTLDGHARAFLSDRYRRIDNYDIAQAVLPIIREMPDARVESCELTENRMYLKVVNPRLEAEVKKGDIVQAGIVISNSEVGLGAVSVQPLVYRLVCLNGMTVNDLGQRRYHAGRMNQANEDYSLFSDETLKADDKVFMLKVQDLVRTAVDEVKFKVVVDRLKETTEVKITGHVPQVVELASREFGITANEEKGILQHLIEGGDLSLYGFANAVTRQSQEVESYDRASELEGIGWQIINMPKDLWARVNSEVV; from the coding sequence ATGAAAACAGGAAAAACCATAAATGAACTAGCTCGTGAGCTTAATTGGCAGAACATCGTAAAGCGTGACTTTTTAGTGGATACACCAAAGCTTCTGATGGATGTGGAGGAGGATACCAACAGGATAAGGCTCAGGTTTGAGGACCCTGTGACAGGAGTATTTGATGACGGGTTTTCTATCACCCGTCTCGCCCATAGGCAGATCGGAGAGACGTTAGAAATACCAGCAAAATATTATGACCGTATGTTGGAGGAAAACCCGGAGCTGCTCATCCATAACACCAACAGCTGGTTCAGAGAGCAACCATCAAGAAGGATGGTGCGTACCCTTGATGGTCATGCCAGGGCTTTTCTAAGTGACAGATACAGAAGAATAGACAATTATGATATTGCACAGGCGGTACTTCCCATAATCCGAGAGATGCCCGATGCAAGAGTGGAATCCTGCGAGCTTACCGAAAACCGTATGTATCTGAAGGTGGTAAACCCAAGGCTTGAGGCTGAGGTTAAAAAGGGTGATATTGTACAGGCCGGCATTGTCATCAGCAATTCGGAGGTCGGCTTGGGTGCTGTTTCAGTACAGCCGCTGGTATATCGTCTGGTCTGCCTTAATGGCATGACAGTAAATGACCTTGGACAGAGACGGTATCATGCGGGACGGATGAACCAAGCCAACGAGGATTATTCCCTTTTCAGCGATGAAACCCTTAAAGCCGATGACAAGGTCTTCATGCTGAAGGTGCAGGACTTGGTAAGGACAGCAGTGGATGAAGTAAAATTCAAGGTGGTTGTAGACAGGCTGAAGGAAACAACGGAAGTGAAAATAACGGGGCATGTTCCACAGGTGGTGGAGCTTGCAAGCCGGGAATTTGGCATTACTGCCAACGAGGAAAAAGGGATACTTCAGCACCTCATAGAAGGCGGAGATTTGAGCCTTTACGGATTTGCTAATGCAGTAACCCGTCAAAGCCAGGAGGTTGAAAGCTATGACCGGGCTTCCGAGCTTGAGGGAATCGGCTGGCAGATCATCAATATGCCAAAGGACCTGTGGGCAAGGGTTAACTCGGAGGTGGTATGA
- a CDS encoding sporulation transcriptional regulator SpoIIID: MVLSDDDLILLAEYMIINRATVRQAAAKFGVSKSGVHSAVTLRLKQIDTGRAHEVSGVLQENREARARRGGLAVWQKKRSINDREVLMV, from the coding sequence ATGGTACTGTCAGATGACGATTTGATTTTATTGGCAGAGTATATGATTATAAATAGGGCTACTGTGAGACAGGCTGCGGCAAAATTCGGAGTTTCCAAGTCAGGAGTGCATTCAGCGGTGACCCTAAGACTGAAGCAGATTGATACTGGAAGGGCGCATGAGGTAAGCGGAGTTTTGCAGGAAAACAGAGAGGCACGGGCCAGAAGAGGCGGGCTTGCAGTCTGGCAGAAGAAACGGAGCATAAATGACAGGGAGGTTTTAATGGTATGA
- a CDS encoding virulence-associated E family protein, whose amino-acid sequence MKIKIAVANSRMEKFWRNRDLSWDELTYRLSSTYRTGETVQEYRNMPKAQQDAVKDIGGFVGGALKDGRRKKGHVESRSILTLDADYASSDFWSCVKDKFTCCIYSTHKHTEEKPRLRLVVLLKRAVSEEEYPAVARMVAKDIGLEMFDDTTYEPSRLMYWPSTSSDGEFVFEKSDAGVLDPDKILAMYKDWRDSSQWPVSDRQRKLIKSTLDKQADPLEKPGIVGAFCRTYSIEDVIEKFLEDVYEPCGYFPGRYSYIPADSTAGVLVYDGKFAYSHHASDPACGKLCNSFDLVRIHRFGELDEKASEDTPIGKLPSFIAMQEFASKDAEVKKLLAEERTKEAKDEFDEENWQDALELNKKGTVVDSLTNLILILSHDPMLKNIVFNQHIDGMEITGEVPWKHPERWWRDADDAQLISYIDRTYGLFSKGKYNIAVTKVSDDRSYHPIKDFLNGLPEWDGVPRADTLLIEYFDAEDNEYVREVTRKTLCAAVARVFEPGIKFDYMLVLNGKQGIGKSTLFRKLGSPWFCDSLQLSDTHDKTAAEKLQGYWILEVSEMAGMKKTDIETLKAFITRQEDVYRATFGKRAVPHPRQCIFVGTTNSDRGFLRDITGNRRFWPVKVQMGKKDPRDITLEEVRQVWAEVMVRYRANELLCLKGEAERYAEEMQREAMETDEREGVIEAYLDKLLPENWQNWDMYRRKEYIREYDEKDSVLPKGKTERKTASVLEIWCEAFGNVPGTLKRTDSYEIFGIMRKLKGWEYKGRIVTCGPYGRQKVFERAQPEAKSIKP is encoded by the coding sequence ATGAAGATAAAAATAGCAGTGGCAAACAGCAGGATGGAGAAATTCTGGAGAAACAGGGATCTTTCGTGGGATGAGCTGACTTATAGATTGAGTAGCACCTACCGCACTGGAGAAACGGTTCAGGAATACCGGAATATGCCCAAAGCACAGCAGGATGCCGTAAAGGACATCGGTGGTTTTGTAGGAGGAGCCTTGAAAGACGGCCGACGCAAGAAGGGGCATGTGGAGTCGCGTTCAATTTTAACCCTTGATGCGGATTACGCAAGTTCCGACTTCTGGTCTTGCGTTAAGGATAAATTCACCTGCTGCATCTACAGTACACATAAGCATACTGAAGAAAAGCCCCGACTCAGGCTAGTGGTGCTTTTGAAGAGGGCTGTGTCTGAGGAAGAGTATCCGGCGGTGGCAAGAATGGTGGCAAAGGATATCGGACTTGAGATGTTTGATGATACCACCTATGAGCCTTCAAGGCTGATGTACTGGCCTTCCACATCAAGTGACGGGGAGTTCGTGTTTGAAAAAAGCGATGCAGGAGTTCTTGACCCTGACAAAATACTGGCCATGTATAAAGACTGGCGGGACAGCTCCCAATGGCCTGTGTCTGATCGCCAGAGGAAGCTTATAAAAAGCACTCTTGATAAACAAGCGGACCCATTGGAGAAGCCGGGTATTGTCGGAGCCTTCTGCCGTACTTACAGTATTGAAGATGTTATAGAAAAATTCCTTGAAGATGTGTATGAGCCTTGTGGGTATTTCCCCGGAAGGTACAGCTATATCCCAGCAGACAGTACTGCCGGGGTGCTGGTCTATGACGGGAAGTTCGCATACTCGCACCATGCCTCCGACCCTGCATGCGGAAAGCTTTGCAATTCATTCGACCTGGTAAGGATACATCGGTTTGGAGAGCTTGACGAGAAAGCTTCGGAGGATACTCCTATAGGCAAGCTGCCTTCTTTTATCGCCATGCAGGAGTTTGCTTCAAAGGATGCCGAGGTAAAAAAGCTGCTTGCGGAGGAAAGGACCAAAGAAGCGAAGGATGAGTTTGACGAAGAGAACTGGCAGGATGCATTGGAGCTTAACAAAAAGGGAACGGTAGTGGATTCTCTCACCAACCTCATCCTCATACTAAGCCACGATCCTATGCTGAAAAACATCGTGTTCAACCAGCATATTGACGGCATGGAAATCACGGGAGAGGTTCCTTGGAAACATCCAGAGCGCTGGTGGAGGGACGCTGATGACGCCCAGCTAATAAGCTACATTGACAGAACCTACGGATTGTTTTCAAAAGGCAAGTATAACATTGCGGTTACCAAGGTTAGTGATGATCGCTCGTACCATCCGATAAAGGATTTCTTAAACGGTCTGCCGGAATGGGATGGGGTACCGAGGGCGGACACCCTTCTCATAGAGTATTTCGATGCAGAGGATAACGAATATGTCAGGGAGGTTACAAGAAAAACCCTTTGTGCAGCGGTAGCAAGGGTGTTTGAACCGGGGATAAAGTTTGACTATATGCTTGTTTTGAACGGCAAGCAGGGCATCGGGAAAAGTACGCTCTTTAGAAAGCTGGGCAGTCCATGGTTCTGCGACTCCCTGCAGCTTTCGGACACCCATGACAAGACCGCTGCGGAGAAACTCCAAGGATACTGGATACTTGAGGTAAGCGAGATGGCGGGAATGAAAAAGACCGACATTGAAACGCTGAAGGCCTTTATCACAAGGCAGGAGGATGTGTACCGTGCCACCTTCGGAAAAAGGGCGGTACCGCACCCAAGACAGTGTATATTTGTCGGTACTACCAACAGTGACAGGGGATTCCTGCGGGATATCACCGGAAACAGGAGGTTTTGGCCTGTTAAGGTTCAAATGGGAAAGAAGGACCCCAGGGATATAACGCTGGAGGAAGTAAGGCAGGTATGGGCCGAGGTCATGGTGAGGTATAGAGCCAATGAACTTTTGTGCCTAAAGGGAGAAGCTGAAAGGTATGCGGAAGAGATGCAGCGTGAGGCTATGGAAACAGATGAACGTGAGGGTGTGATCGAAGCGTACCTTGACAAGCTTTTGCCTGAAAACTGGCAGAATTGGGATATGTACAGGCGCAAGGAGTATATCCGTGAATATGACGAGAAGGACTCCGTACTGCCAAAGGGAAAAACGGAAAGAAAGACAGCAAGTGTCCTTGAAATATGGTGCGAGGCCTTTGGGAATGTTCCCGGAACCTTAAAGCGTACAGACTCCTATGAAATATTCGGTATTATGAGGAAGCTGAAGGGCTGGGAATACAAAGGAAGGATTGTTACCTGTGGACCCTATGGCAGGCAGAAGGTGTTTGAACGGGCGCAACCGGAAGCAAAAAGCATTAAACCGTGA
- a CDS encoding VRR-NUC domain-containing protein → MNCFFTRCEVINMLEKELEKKLRTAVKAIGGLALKFVSPGMAGVPDRMVLLPNGRIYFSELKRHGEKLRPLQQKRKQQLEMLGFKVYCIDSASSLEGFLREVGL, encoded by the coding sequence ATGAACTGTTTTTTTACCAGATGCGAGGTGATAAACATGCTGGAAAAAGAACTTGAGAAAAAATTGAGAACAGCTGTAAAAGCAATAGGAGGCCTGGCTCTTAAATTCGTATCACCCGGTATGGCAGGGGTACCTGATAGAATGGTGCTTCTGCCTAACGGTAGAATATACTTCTCTGAATTGAAAAGGCATGGAGAGAAACTGCGGCCTTTGCAGCAAAAGAGGAAGCAACAGCTTGAGATGCTTGGTTTCAAGGTTTACTGTATTGATTCTGCAAGCAGCCTTGAAGGCTTCCTTCGGGAGGTGGGACTGTGA
- a CDS encoding DEAD/DEAH box helicase — MIYEPHDYQKYAHDFIIDKPASALLLDLGLGKTVITLTAINELLYDSFEVKRVLVIAPLRVAQDTWGRECQKWDHLKQLRISKILGNEEKRIKAVNTKADIYIINRENVEWLVDLYKGSWPYDMVVVDELSSFKSATAKRFRALRKVRPYIKRIVGLTGTPAPNGLIDLWSQVYLLDRGERLEKTLGGYREKYFLPDKRSQNVIFSYKPKDGAEREIYRKISDICISMKACDHLKMPERIDNFVPVHMSEKEEELYRKLEREALLPFVDGDVDAVNAAVLAGKLLQMSNGAVYDENGGVRSIHRRKLEMLEDLIESANGKPVLVYYAYKHDRERILKAFKARDIDTPKDISDWNDGRIGIAIAHPASAGHGLNLQAGGSTIIWFGLTWSLELYQQANGRIHRQGQTETVIVNHIITAGTMDEQVMAALNRKETGQTALINAVRARMKGGVAV; from the coding sequence GTGATTTACGAACCTCATGATTACCAGAAATACGCACACGATTTTATTATAGACAAACCGGCATCAGCGCTTCTGCTTGACCTTGGGCTTGGAAAAACAGTAATAACATTGACTGCCATAAACGAACTTCTGTATGACAGCTTTGAGGTGAAAAGAGTATTGGTAATCGCGCCCCTTCGGGTGGCACAGGACACATGGGGAAGGGAGTGCCAAAAGTGGGACCATCTGAAGCAGCTTAGGATATCCAAAATTCTAGGAAACGAAGAAAAGAGGATTAAGGCTGTAAACACCAAAGCTGACATCTATATTATCAACCGTGAAAACGTTGAATGGCTGGTTGATTTGTACAAGGGTAGCTGGCCTTATGATATGGTTGTGGTAGACGAGCTTTCAAGCTTCAAGTCGGCAACGGCAAAAAGATTCCGGGCGCTTCGGAAGGTGCGGCCATATATCAAGAGGATTGTGGGGCTTACAGGAACTCCGGCACCCAACGGATTAATCGACCTGTGGTCACAGGTGTATCTCCTTGACAGAGGGGAGCGGCTTGAAAAAACACTGGGCGGTTACCGTGAAAAGTACTTCCTTCCTGACAAGCGGAGTCAAAACGTAATATTCAGCTACAAGCCCAAAGATGGTGCAGAAAGGGAGATTTACAGGAAGATATCCGACATCTGTATCAGCATGAAGGCCTGTGACCATTTGAAAATGCCGGAGCGGATAGACAATTTTGTACCGGTTCATATGTCCGAGAAGGAGGAAGAACTGTATAGAAAGCTTGAAAGGGAAGCACTCTTGCCTTTTGTAGACGGTGATGTTGATGCGGTAAATGCGGCGGTTCTGGCAGGAAAGCTTCTGCAGATGTCAAATGGAGCGGTATATGATGAAAACGGTGGGGTACGCAGCATTCACAGAAGAAAGCTTGAAATGCTGGAGGACTTGATAGAGTCAGCAAACGGAAAACCCGTGCTTGTATATTATGCATATAAGCATGACAGGGAAAGGATTCTAAAAGCTTTTAAGGCAAGGGATATAGATACACCAAAGGATATCAGCGACTGGAATGATGGAAGGATCGGAATTGCAATTGCACATCCGGCATCTGCCGGACACGGTTTGAACCTTCAGGCAGGCGGCAGCACCATCATATGGTTCGGGCTTACATGGAGTCTTGAATTATATCAGCAGGCCAACGGGAGAATCCACCGACAGGGACAGACCGAGACAGTGATAGTGAACCACATCATAACGGCAGGAACAATGGATGAACAGGTGATGGCGGCCTTAAACCGAAAGGAGACAGGGCAAACGGCTTTGATAAATGCAGTGAGGGCAAGGATGAAAGGAGGAGTGGCTGTATGA
- a CDS encoding HNH endonuclease, whose protein sequence is MPKKPPKPCAKQGCPRLTHERFCEEHQREEWQTYNRFYRDEFSKRFYSSRAWRKVRERKLMINPLCELCMKEERLAAATVVDHIIPIKDGGEVWDLENMQSLCKTCHERKGAMERFNRK, encoded by the coding sequence ATGCCTAAGAAACCACCGAAGCCCTGTGCAAAGCAGGGATGTCCAAGGCTTACCCATGAGAGGTTCTGCGAGGAGCATCAACGGGAGGAATGGCAGACATATAATAGGTTTTATCGAGATGAGTTCAGTAAAAGGTTTTATAGCAGCAGGGCATGGAGGAAGGTGCGGGAAAGGAAGCTTATGATAAACCCACTTTGTGAGCTTTGCATGAAAGAGGAAAGGCTGGCTGCAGCAACCGTTGTTGACCATATTATTCCCATCAAGGACGGCGGAGAGGTTTGGGATTTGGAGAACATGCAGAGCCTTTGCAAGACATGCCATGAACGAAAAGGTGCAATGGAGCGGTTCAACAGGAAATAA